Within the Littorina saxatilis isolate snail1 unplaced genomic scaffold, US_GU_Lsax_2.0 scaffold_2225, whole genome shotgun sequence genome, the region cacacacacacacacacacacacacacacaaacacacacacacacatgcacacacatacacacacacacacaaacacatacacacacatgcatgtatacacacacatacacacacacacacacacacacacactcacacacacacatacacacacacaccgttaccATTTAACTGACAAGTGCTGTCAGTGCAAGAACTGGTGTGCAGCATTCGCGTGTCGGCCGATGATCCTGGCACTGCGCATACAATTTAGAACAAATTGTCATATTatgttaaaggcatactaacgcactcccgtgtttacaaagtgtagtttgcccacaatcgatgtcaaacgcaccataagaccatataatgacgatatgtcaccatgcgcagaccataatacatgcattacagcttgttctagcctctgaaaaagtgaggatgtcaacaaagccgcggtgttagctcccttgcatcaacgttacatgtgttgccaaatctataaataggaccatctagatcaaaataaaaattaaaatatctcaacatttaagggctcctagaccacaatattttgcagggaacttaatttagtctgtctccagctctgggtaaaacaattagcgtgtatattcatcagctttctatgcctttaaggCTCGTTTCTTAACAAACATGCAACGTGGCTTTTTTTGTTCTGAACAGAACGATCCGTTGAACCCTCATATCCTTGTTGTGCGTACTGAATtgaattgtgtttgtttgatcgATTTTGTTTCCCTTATCAATTTatgattgtgtttgtgtctttgacAATAACATGCACGTTATAGGGTTTTGGTATTTGATTTGAAGTTTTTGGAATACGCGTTGTATTTTcctaaatgaataaaatacgtAGTTTGGAAGGCATTGCTTTTAAAGCTTTATTAACAAACATAGGAAGTATGCTCAATGGTCAACTAGAATTTGTAAAGCCATTGACGtgtattgaaaaaaaaaatgaacgagATCAATACCAAACAAACATATTATTAAATACATGTTATGCTgcctttgctttttgttttactttgtaTTTGTTGCCCCGAAGAAGAAACCTCCATAGGCGAACATGTGTCTCATCTGTGCATACATGTGCTGTCCTTGTGTTCGTaagtacattttttttattttttttcaactttgtatatctcacccacagtcatcttgttgtttgaaaaataaagttgaatACAATATTCACTCACATAGCAGTAACTGCACTTGTATTTCATCATACAGCTCCTGCTCCTCTACCCTCCCTGGCAAGGCGCAGCGGTACGTCGTCCCTCGCGACTCTGACGTCACTTTCACGTGCAGCGCGCGCCGTGACGTCACCCGACAACCGGCCTCGTGATGGTACACAGCCTCGTTTTGACGCTCGACGATCTGGAAATTGCGCATGTTGGGTTTCTTAAAGTACCAGAGGAATTCCTGGGGAGGTATGCCAGCTTCCGCTTCACACAAAACGCTCAGCGTGGTGTTGAGGGTCCAGGAATGGTGCTTGTATGTCACTTGAGGGGTGCCCGGTGGCTCTGcggataaaacaaaaaatgtgcaTACGATAAGGGATGTTATTGTCCTGAATACATTTGCTATGAATAGGATTGACATTCGTTTTAGCATCTTTCGGAAAGAACATAAAAATAGAGGgcaaagagagagcgagagagagagagagagagagagagagagagagagagagagagagagagagagagagagagagagagagagagagagagagagagacagacagacagacaaacagagagagagatagagacatacagagagacagagacagagagagacagagagagacagacagacagacagacagaaagagaaagagacaaaaatagacagagagagagacagagagaaagaaataaagaaacagacagagagagagagagacacacacagacacagagagacaaagagagacagagacagaaacagagacagacagacagacataccgacagagaaagacagagagacagacagagagacagacagagagacagacagagacagagccagagacagagacataacgACAGAGAGATGGAGGATGGCGCATGTGTTTACAGGTCCTTTTCGAGTAATTTAAAGCATACAAatgtgtgaccctccaccacgaaatgagtcgcatgtcacctcgcgcggttctgcgctaggcttaatataagtccggggagtgtctggtaacagtgtgagggtcaccttagtcacaggcttattaactcaaacggttttcaccactggatagagcatacacaactctttaggaaaatgtacaaatatgaaaatcatgcaaaggtgacatgcgactcattccgtggtggagggtcacatttgagaAAGTACTATAACTGGCTACGTGCACAGTATTGTAAGGATGTCTTGACAATATATAGTCAGCGCTAATAAAGAAAAATTTACAAAGATTAAATGAAGAACGTCTGAAATGAGGAGCAACATGTCAGCAAATTATGGGAGAtaacctctcattacatttaatcaagttttgactaaatgtgttaacatagaggggaaatcgagacgagggtcgtgatgtatgtgtgtgtgtgtgtgtgtgtgtgtgtgtgtgtgtgtgtgtgtgtgtgtgtgtgtgtgtgtgtgtgtgtgtgtgtgtgtgtgtgtgtgtgtgtgtgtgtgtgtgtgtgtgtgtgtgtgtgtgtgtgtgtgtgtgtgtgtgtgtgtctgtgcgtgtgtgtgtgtagagcgattcagactaaactactggaccaatctttatgacattttacatgagagttcctgggaatgatatccctggatgtttttttctttttttcgatgaatgtcttttataacgtcatatccggctttttgtaaaagttgaggcggcactgtcacaccctcatttttcaatcaaattgattgacattttggccaagcaatcttcgacgaaggtcggacttcggtattgcattttagcttggtggcttaaaatttaattaatgactttggtcattaaaaatctgaaaattgttaaaaaaaataaaaacataataaaacgatccaaaattacgttcatcttattattcatgctatctgtgaaattgaaataaagaaacgttaggtaacaaaaggagaaatgatgactaaagaaaatataggacaaaatgtataaaaaaaaaaaataggtggagagagagaagatagaacgagaggagacagtgagagagagaggaagagagagagagagagagagagagagagagagagagagagagagagagagagagagagagagagagagagagagagagattggcagactgtgggagagagagaccgacagagtatgggggagaggagagagagagagagagagagagagagagagagagagagagagagagagagagagagagagagagagagagagagagagagagagagagagagagagagagagagagagagagagcaaaaaagaGGAACAAATAAGAAGACAGAAGAATCcgaagaacaaaattcagaaaaaaaacagaaagtcgcagagaaagaaagtggatgcagagaaagacagactagggagtgattgagagagagagagagatagagagagagagagagagagagagagagagagagagagagagagagagagagagagagagagagagagagagagagagagagagagagagagagagagagagagggtaaatgtaaataaaagaaaataaaaacaaattgtccatgatctgtttactgtccattgagtgtgaagctgagagaaagagtgagactgaaggaaaacaataataatttaataagaattaaaatgataataaaaaaaataaaaaaaatagaaaacttccgatataaaaaaacaacaaaaaaacgcacgcacatgtgtgattaacaatgtctgatctcctaaaaaaaaacaacgatACAATTGTCCAGGATTACAGCAAACGCAAAAGCAAGATGCA harbors:
- the LOC138956960 gene encoding uncharacterized protein yields the protein QLTVPKTTEADLGQTVTLQCRLETKERWYVIAWTRLHDNGTDTLLVSLPSGQMVPDWNPEIRKSLRMRIQPLITVQTALVEFSLVISPLKCDDRGRYQCRAVTAFGDPTASTLLIIKQPPGTPQVTYKHHSWTLNTTLSVLCEAEAGIPPQEFLWYFKKPNMRNFQIVERQNEAVYHHEAGCRVTSRRALHVKVTSESRGTTYRCALPGRVEEQELYDEIQVQLLLLPGSSADTRMLHTSSCTDSTCQLN